The Photobacterium toruni genome includes a region encoding these proteins:
- a CDS encoding DUF4236 domain-containing protein has translation MIRYQKRIRFLPFLWFNVSKGGFSVTVGCRYIKLNVGRRGVWLSGSLVGTGLSVRKKLSMLKNKNE, from the coding sequence ATGATTAGATATCAAAAAAGAATCCGTTTCCTTCCATTTTTATGGTTCAATGTTTCAAAGGGCGGTTTTTCAGTTACCGTGGGCTGTCGATACATTAAATTGAATGTCGGTAGGCGTGGGGTATGGCTAAGTGGTTCGCTGGTGGGTACTGGTTTATCTGTTAGAAAAAAGTTATCAATGCTAAAAAATAAAAATGAATAG
- a CDS encoding tyrosine-type recombinase/integrase, with translation MKDVSPITDLDDVRAIYRRFQKWGKNREAELVMLGCNVALRISDLLQLKFDDIKEMDLEGRVVGYVELEEKKTRKGKKLTLNKSAMEAIKRLRLLNPDAIYLFEGTGNRTKGEHKPISRQYVSTQLIDVKESLGLDYRLNTHSLRKTFGYHAYKNNTDINVLQKLFNHSSVSETFKYIGITDERVRDVYLSVEIGL, from the coding sequence ATGAAAGATGTATCACCTATTACTGATCTTGATGATGTGCGTGCTATCTATAGACGCTTCCAAAAGTGGGGTAAAAACCGCGAAGCTGAATTAGTTATGCTAGGTTGCAATGTGGCACTTCGTATTAGTGATCTTTTGCAGCTGAAATTTGATGATATAAAAGAAATGGATCTGGAAGGTCGTGTTGTTGGTTATGTAGAGCTGGAAGAAAAGAAAACACGCAAAGGTAAAAAATTGACTCTCAATAAATCAGCAATGGAAGCAATTAAACGGTTGCGACTGTTAAATCCTGATGCTATTTATTTGTTTGAAGGTACTGGGAATCGCACTAAGGGCGAACATAAGCCAATATCTCGCCAATATGTGAGCACTCAGTTGATTGATGTTAAAGAATCGCTAGGATTGGATTACAGACTCAATACGCATAGTTTGCGTAAAACGTTTGGATATCATGCATATAAGAACAATACAGATATCAACGTACTGCAAAAGCTATTTAACCACTCTTCAGTTAGTGAGACATTTAAATACATTGGGATCACAGATGAGCGTGTGCGTGATGTGTATTTGAGTGTTGAGATTGGATTGTAG
- a CDS encoding DUF7168 domain-containing protein: MNEKQLNKVQKCLELAKSGNANEAANALAMAQKLMRKYGLSDEDIQFIEMGETTCRSSIQQKPVEYVARLISKIAKTFGVVPMLITIGGKASPQFLGHKAKAMTAAYAFDVIYRQLKIARRDYIQTLHHRLLKKNKTVRADAFCEGWVFAVVSNLIEEVISSEDRETIERYKNRDKSFVIGTAKSVRRKGGSIDDYAEGHKLGGQVAIHTPVNGTETMKLGVSA, encoded by the coding sequence ATGAACGAGAAGCAATTAAATAAGGTTCAAAAGTGCCTTGAGCTGGCAAAGTCTGGTAATGCAAACGAAGCGGCTAACGCTTTGGCTATGGCTCAAAAGCTGATGCGTAAGTATGGTTTATCTGATGAAGATATTCAGTTTATCGAAATGGGTGAGACTACCTGTCGTAGTAGCATTCAACAGAAGCCTGTTGAGTATGTAGCTCGTCTAATAAGTAAAATTGCTAAGACATTCGGTGTCGTACCGATGTTAATAACAATTGGCGGCAAAGCATCACCTCAATTCCTGGGCCATAAAGCAAAAGCAATGACCGCCGCTTATGCTTTCGATGTAATTTATCGTCAATTAAAGATTGCACGACGTGATTATATTCAAACGTTACATCATCGTTTATTAAAGAAAAATAAAACAGTTCGTGCTGATGCTTTTTGTGAAGGGTGGGTGTTTGCTGTTGTATCAAATCTTATAGAGGAAGTTATTTCTTCAGAAGATAGAGAAACGATTGAAAGGTACAAAAACCGTGATAAATCTTTTGTTATTGGAACTGCAAAGAGTGTTAGACGCAAAGGCGGCTCTATTGATGATTATGCAGAAGGCCATAAATTGGGTGGTCAAGTAGCAATCCATACACCTGTTAATGGAACAGAAACAATGAAGTTAGGAGTAAGTGCGTAA
- a CDS encoding protein PacB, with protein sequence MAKRKKGKKGYSAITLDPRYLDFAASYRSRPLAFLHDVAGMDLSMQQLEVVSAITPVGAAVSVASGHGTGKSHLTAGICLHWAITHPESLCMLTANSLDQVTNVVFSYIKRLWVKICQRQPWLEQYFVMTAKSFYAKGYKGIWQIFGKTCSKGNEEALAGQHRRDYMVVVDEASGVSDRAFEVLRGALTEDNNKILLISQFTRPTGHFADSQTDLSEQGVYTAITLNSEHSPFVTMKFIREKRIEYGGTDSPEYGIRVLGICPDNAKGFLITRSAVTKGFNTEIEFTEEWGWVATADVSGGEGRDSSVLKIARVCGYGSERQVQEVKAIEAPSNMDGVQFARFIHQEIAGYENITVGIDADGYGLTTAQECEKLGVNVTRIHWGRPPHANSIKQRFPKEKDYAAVMLKEGLEGGRVQLCHGESQQFNKKLIKQFTKIPYEFDELGKWRIYSKKQLRSEGIKSPDIFDATAFFWLVDYIPLSQENNGEADDALAKAMELLGHSDDQTPSERAIEAIESGLVVVCNEDEYLDVRKSLHQACDGWLEDGLDSYAQLALLEIERLDDFYKVYIRA encoded by the coding sequence ATGGCTAAGCGAAAAAAAGGTAAAAAAGGATATTCAGCGATAACGCTTGATCCTCGTTATCTTGATTTTGCTGCTAGTTATCGCAGTCGCCCACTCGCTTTTTTACATGATGTTGCTGGTATGGATCTTTCTATGCAGCAACTTGAGGTTGTTAGCGCCATAACACCTGTTGGGGCGGCTGTATCTGTGGCATCAGGACATGGTACAGGGAAGTCGCATTTAACTGCTGGTATTTGTCTACACTGGGCTATAACTCATCCCGAATCACTTTGCATGTTAACCGCCAACTCATTAGATCAGGTGACAAACGTTGTATTTAGTTATATCAAACGTTTGTGGGTGAAAATATGCCAGAGACAGCCATGGTTAGAACAATACTTTGTCATGACTGCAAAATCGTTTTACGCGAAAGGCTACAAAGGGATTTGGCAAATATTCGGTAAGACGTGTTCTAAAGGTAATGAAGAAGCACTTGCGGGCCAGCATAGACGTGATTATATGGTCGTAGTGGATGAAGCATCCGGTGTATCTGATCGTGCATTTGAGGTTCTTCGTGGCGCATTGACAGAAGATAACAACAAAATTTTATTGATCAGTCAGTTTACACGTCCGACTGGACATTTTGCTGATTCTCAAACTGATTTATCTGAGCAAGGTGTTTACACCGCAATTACGTTAAATAGTGAACATAGCCCATTCGTTACTATGAAGTTCATTCGTGAAAAGCGGATTGAGTATGGAGGCACGGATAGTCCAGAATATGGAATTCGCGTATTAGGTATTTGTCCTGATAATGCAAAAGGTTTCTTGATCACTCGAAGTGCTGTTACAAAAGGCTTTAATACTGAAATTGAATTTACTGAAGAGTGGGGATGGGTTGCTACAGCTGATGTGTCCGGCGGTGAAGGTAGAGATAGTTCTGTATTAAAAATCGCTCGAGTGTGTGGATATGGAAGTGAACGGCAAGTACAAGAGGTCAAGGCTATTGAAGCGCCTTCAAACATGGATGGCGTACAGTTTGCTCGTTTTATTCATCAAGAGATAGCTGGTTATGAAAACATTACGGTAGGTATTGATGCTGATGGTTATGGTCTAACAACAGCACAAGAGTGTGAAAAGTTAGGCGTTAATGTTACACGTATTCATTGGGGTCGACCACCACACGCCAATTCAATTAAGCAGCGTTTTCCGAAAGAGAAAGATTATGCTGCGGTCATGCTTAAAGAAGGTTTGGAAGGTGGTAGGGTCCAGTTATGTCATGGTGAAAGCCAACAGTTTAATAAGAAACTAATTAAGCAGTTTACAAAGATCCCGTATGAATTTGATGAGTTGGGTAAATGGCGGATCTATAGTAAGAAGCAGCTTAGAAGTGAAGGTATAAAATCCCCCGATATTTTTGATGCGACGGCATTTTTCTGGCTTGTTGATTACATCCCTCTTAGCCAGGAAAACAATGGTGAAGCTGATGATGCATTGGCTAAAGCAATGGAATTACTTGGTCATAGTGATGATCAGACACCATCTGAGCGTGCAATTGAGGCTATCGAGTCCGGTTTAGTTGTTGTGTGCAATGAAGATGAATACCTCGATGTAAGGAAGTCGCTACATCAAGCATGTGATGGTTGGTTAGAAGATGGTTTAGATAGTTATGCTCAATTGGCGTTATTGGAAATTGAACGATTAGATGATTTTTATAAAGTTTATATACGAGCTTAG
- the lysC gene encoding Rz1-like lysis system protein LysC, translating to MEGVNLSVCAFVCLIMLSGCSAQTQTITVTKTVEKKVYPPEKWLKDCPYGELKGEFFEDSVALNLEQRAIIKECNVDKKSLRDWVNNEVEPDGSK from the coding sequence ATGGAGGGGGTAAATCTAAGTGTATGCGCGTTCGTATGCCTGATTATGCTATCAGGCTGCTCCGCTCAGACACAAACGATAACAGTCACTAAGACGGTGGAAAAGAAGGTATACCCGCCAGAAAAGTGGCTTAAAGATTGTCCTTACGGTGAACTGAAGGGTGAGTTTTTTGAAGATTCGGTGGCCTTAAATTTAGAGCAAAGAGCCATTATCAAGGAGTGCAACGTCGATAAGAAGTCACTTCGTGATTGGGTAAACAATGAGGTAGAACCCGATGGCAGCAAATGA
- a CDS encoding transglycosylase SLT domain-containing protein, producing the protein MEILKAQLYQESHLKPNAVSYVGASGIGQFMPGTWQEVSKQMGWSGVSVFSVEHNIEAAAFYMASRLRMWSSPRPMADQISLGWASYNAGAGWILKSQKLCGNPNLYSDIIKCLPQVTGKHAKETKTYVSRNWRWWLEMKFL; encoded by the coding sequence ATGGAAATTCTAAAAGCTCAGCTTTATCAAGAGAGTCATTTAAAACCAAACGCCGTGAGTTATGTTGGCGCGTCTGGTATCGGTCAGTTTATGCCTGGGACGTGGCAAGAAGTGTCAAAACAGATGGGATGGAGCGGAGTGTCTGTTTTTAGCGTCGAACATAATATCGAAGCTGCGGCATTCTATATGGCCAGTCGGTTGAGAATGTGGAGTTCTCCTCGTCCAATGGCTGATCAAATATCGCTTGGTTGGGCTAGCTATAACGCAGGTGCGGGCTGGATATTGAAATCTCAAAAATTGTGTGGGAACCCTAATTTGTATAGTGACATTATTAAATGTTTACCACAGGTTACAGGCAAACACGCAAAAGAAACCAAAACGTATGTTTCTCGAAACTGGCGATGGTGGTTGGAGATGAAATTCCTATGA
- a CDS encoding DNA cytosine methyltransferase: MNKHSLVMGEYIRPLNIRELASAQTFDGDYHWPKSKTATKMMIGNAVPPVLAREITTAVLSAA, translated from the coding sequence ATGAATAAGCATTCCCTGGTGATGGGAGAGTACATTAGACCGTTAAACATAAGAGAGTTAGCGTCTGCTCAAACCTTTGATGGTGATTACCATTGGCCCAAATCAAAAACAGCAACCAAAATGATGATTGGTAATGCAGTTCCGCCCGTATTGGCGAGAGAGATAACGACTGCAGTATTAAGCGCAGCCTGA
- a CDS encoding RepB family plasmid replication initiator protein: MEREITIKKNSIIYVSNKLLDAIFKMSLSEKRVMWYVLKDYKFNDLSTVSLDGTIKHNVYAKLYNISIQQASKEVRQACLSLPDNSFFVPRPEWDGNILEELDQQIYTKSELNELKAFSKGNVVDVCDYGCRKGESDVYFTRSFLLHAIPVKNYFTQYRLYEADSLTNANHIALYEELQRWIDTKEGEGIYITTPIRLINKLQLPKTYESYPQMRRGFITPAMSNINENTDLNVNVEEVRADPKNKRSKVIKLYFHYSKKKKSELVALEA; this comes from the coding sequence ATGGAACGCGAAATAACAATTAAGAAAAATTCAATAATCTACGTATCTAACAAGCTATTAGACGCCATTTTTAAAATGTCGCTCTCTGAAAAAAGAGTTATGTGGTATGTGCTTAAAGATTATAAATTCAATGACTTATCAACGGTCTCTCTTGACGGAACAATAAAGCATAACGTATATGCAAAGCTTTATAACATTTCTATACAACAGGCATCTAAAGAGGTTAGGCAAGCATGTCTGTCGTTGCCTGATAACTCATTCTTTGTGCCTCGCCCTGAGTGGGATGGAAATATTTTAGAAGAGCTTGATCAACAGATTTATACAAAATCGGAACTCAACGAACTAAAAGCTTTCTCAAAAGGTAATGTTGTTGATGTATGTGATTATGGGTGTAGGAAAGGTGAGAGTGACGTGTATTTTACTCGGTCGTTCTTACTACATGCCATTCCAGTGAAGAACTATTTTACGCAGTATCGCTTATATGAAGCGGATTCACTTACTAATGCTAATCATATTGCATTGTATGAAGAACTGCAGCGTTGGATAGATACAAAGGAAGGTGAGGGTATATATATCACAACACCTATCCGTCTGATTAATAAGCTTCAATTGCCGAAAACATATGAGTCATATCCTCAGATGAGACGTGGATTTATTACTCCAGCAATGAGTAATATTAATGAAAATACCGATTTGAATGTAAATGTTGAAGAGGTGAGAGCTGATCCTAAGAACAAGAGATCTAAGGTTATAAAGTTGTATTTCCATTACTCAAAGAAGAAAAAGAGTGAGCTTGTTGCATTGGAAGCTTAA
- a CDS encoding tyrosine-type recombinase/integrase, whose amino-acid sequence MSTLKVTISDAAIKRAAKNPSIRQIKDPARPLVVRFHKNREKATWYLRRGQKWPKIGRFPDITTTIVNRRLPELLVDLAIDASSNIEIGTFETCGDVLTWYRDRMTTDRKLSDERKQNCRSVIDKHLLPPLKLVQLIHINHALIDEQLIWELQARYSLSNVRLIFSVLKVAFKQAALLRHIEHNPVSDLVFTDFIQAKITPKDASIRADDIPLIIKTIQDKNYAIKHLIVMMLLHGTRIGETRKAKWSDIDNNYWFIPAVNTKTKTSHRLPLTEQAKRLLNEYRLLQKKKGYTGQYLFPSTKKDGKCLPGSSASRSIRSLSKGNWAAHDLRKVARTVWADQGVDYMVGEMLLNHALSKLDKTYIHTHVDHKMLEALEKYHCWLNV is encoded by the coding sequence ATGAGCACACTCAAAGTTACTATCTCTGATGCGGCCATTAAAAGAGCCGCTAAAAACCCTTCAATCCGACAAATTAAAGATCCAGCAAGACCGTTAGTTGTTCGTTTTCATAAAAATAGAGAAAAAGCGACTTGGTATTTAAGAAGAGGACAAAAATGGCCGAAAATTGGTAGATTTCCTGACATCACGACAACAATCGTTAATCGACGATTACCAGAATTACTTGTTGATCTAGCTATTGACGCTTCATCCAATATTGAAATAGGTACGTTTGAAACGTGTGGGGATGTATTAACCTGGTATCGTGACAGAATGACAACAGATAGAAAGTTGTCAGACGAACGGAAACAAAACTGCCGCTCAGTTATTGATAAACACTTACTTCCACCGCTGAAATTAGTACAACTCATTCATATAAATCATGCGTTAATTGATGAGCAATTAATATGGGAACTACAAGCGAGGTACTCACTATCAAACGTCAGGCTTATCTTTTCCGTTCTAAAAGTTGCATTCAAGCAAGCAGCACTATTACGCCACATCGAACACAATCCCGTTTCTGATTTAGTTTTTACTGACTTCATACAAGCAAAAATCACCCCTAAAGATGCGAGCATCAGAGCTGATGATATCCCTTTAATTATTAAAACTATTCAAGATAAAAACTATGCAATTAAACACCTTATTGTCATGATGCTTTTGCATGGGACCCGGATTGGTGAAACGAGGAAAGCTAAGTGGAGCGACATTGATAATAATTATTGGTTTATTCCTGCGGTCAATACAAAGACCAAAACATCTCATCGTTTACCACTGACAGAACAAGCAAAGCGATTACTAAACGAATATCGCTTACTTCAAAAGAAAAAAGGATACACAGGGCAATACTTATTCCCGAGCACAAAGAAAGACGGGAAGTGTTTACCGGGAAGCTCTGCAAGTAGAAGTATTAGATCACTATCAAAAGGGAATTGGGCTGCGCATGATTTAAGAAAAGTTGCTCGTACAGTATGGGCCGATCAAGGTGTAGATTATATGGTAGGGGAAATGCTGCTTAACCACGCTCTGTCAAAATTAGACAAGACGTACATTCATACTCATGTGGATCATAAAATGCTTGAGGCATTAGAAAAGTACCATTGCTGGCTAAACGTGTAA
- the trfA gene encoding plasmid replication initiator TrfA, whose translation MSKLIKKPWAKAVRCLPNELCRFAIFSLGTSKQREIWHLDNHLNVARVDGEETKLELTYVGKELRQDDLDVYLELLHYARDADISKELSFKRADIMTSLCQPQQSFYYDRLLNSMRRLSNANIEGLITRKNNGVIVHHRFNFNLVDSFQYKELNGEMARTWKYRLPPELIEFFTENGFARIDHKRRLALKNNQIAKWLQMYFSSHRKNNTYAIKVETLMELCGSNSHNLRSFRQKVAIALKLLSATGIATAYIDKETDRIMRK comes from the coding sequence ATGAGTAAATTAATTAAAAAACCTTGGGCCAAAGCTGTCCGATGTTTACCGAATGAATTATGTCGTTTTGCGATTTTTAGTCTTGGGACAAGTAAGCAACGAGAGATATGGCATTTAGATAACCACCTAAACGTTGCCCGCGTTGACGGTGAAGAAACGAAGCTTGAATTAACATATGTCGGTAAAGAGTTACGACAAGATGATTTGGACGTTTATTTAGAACTGCTGCACTACGCTCGTGATGCTGACATATCAAAGGAATTGTCATTTAAACGAGCTGACATAATGACGTCATTATGTCAGCCGCAACAATCATTCTATTATGATCGATTACTGAATTCGATGCGACGACTTAGCAATGCAAACATCGAAGGTTTGATTACTAGAAAAAACAATGGTGTCATTGTCCATCATCGATTCAACTTTAACCTTGTAGATTCTTTTCAATACAAAGAGTTAAATGGTGAAATGGCTCGCACATGGAAATACCGCCTACCACCAGAGCTAATTGAGTTTTTTACTGAAAATGGTTTTGCTCGTATTGATCATAAACGTCGCCTGGCGCTGAAAAATAATCAGATTGCAAAATGGTTACAGATGTATTTTTCATCTCACAGAAAAAATAACACGTATGCAATTAAAGTTGAGACACTAATGGAATTATGCGGTTCAAACTCTCACAATCTCCGATCTTTCCGTCAAAAAGTAGCTATTGCATTAAAACTGTTAAGCGCAACAGGTATTGCCACAGCTTACATCGATAAAGAAACAGACCGTATCATGCGGAAATAA
- the rdgC gene encoding recombination-associated protein RdgC: MKPTNILAYRITRPINLDYNKLATQLAEFKFVPCESQDICKYGWVSPMGKHSDQLLHVGGDWIILTTKKQEKIIPSSVIDDELTEKVAILESEKGCTLKRTEKATLKDEIIMDLLPKAFSRNSKTNIWICTKLNIIFVDVSSYKKAEDQLALLRKTIGSLPVVPVVASNPIAVTMTEWIKYNTVPTGFTIGEDAELKQVEKDGAVLRCKQQDLSCSEILSHIDANKFVTKLAINWQDRIDFILNDDFSIKRCKFSDELTSQNQDINHEDHAQRFDADMVLFAGEFSAFLPSLFSAIGGIEVAK, translated from the coding sequence ATGAAGCCTACTAATATTCTGGCTTATCGTATCACCCGACCAATTAACTTAGATTATAACAAACTTGCAACGCAGCTAGCCGAATTCAAATTTGTACCTTGTGAAAGCCAAGATATATGTAAATATGGATGGGTTTCACCAATGGGTAAACATAGTGATCAACTACTTCATGTTGGTGGTGATTGGATTATTCTAACAACAAAAAAACAAGAGAAGATAATCCCCTCATCGGTCATAGATGATGAGTTAACAGAAAAAGTTGCGATTCTAGAATCGGAGAAAGGCTGCACACTCAAGAGAACAGAAAAAGCCACATTAAAAGACGAAATTATAATGGACTTGCTACCAAAGGCATTTTCACGTAATTCAAAAACTAATATTTGGATCTGTACCAAACTAAATATTATTTTTGTCGATGTTAGCTCATACAAAAAAGCTGAAGACCAATTAGCTTTACTTCGGAAAACAATCGGATCATTACCTGTTGTTCCAGTTGTTGCCAGCAACCCAATTGCAGTAACAATGACTGAATGGATTAAATATAATACAGTCCCTACTGGCTTTACTATTGGTGAGGATGCTGAATTAAAACAAGTAGAAAAAGATGGTGCAGTGCTTCGCTGTAAACAACAAGATTTAAGTTGTTCTGAGATACTATCGCATATTGATGCCAATAAATTTGTTACTAAACTTGCGATTAACTGGCAAGACCGAATTGATTTTATTCTCAATGATGATTTTTCAATCAAACGGTGTAAATTTTCTGACGAATTAACAAGTCAAAATCAAGATATAAACCATGAAGACCATGCTCAACGTTTTGATGCAGATATGGTTCTTTTTGCGGGTGAGTTCTCTGCTTTTCTACCTAGCTTGTTCTCTGCTATTGGCGGTATTGAGGTGGCAAAATGA
- a CDS encoding MT-A70 family methyltransferase, protein MQLPNKKYDLLYVDPPWKYNNTISNGAAENHYSSMTLPEMMQMPINNITKPDCMLFMWHVSTHPMEALKLVEAWGFKFKSMKAFTWIKLNKRFQQVLKKKFCISNDEFDQLGELEVLQLLRSFSKMNGGNYTRANSEDVLVAVKGKGLERLDASVKQIIFSPIGEPSEKPAQVRREIERLYGNDIDRLEMFSRRTLIGWDTFGNEVGKLDSIKEVA, encoded by the coding sequence ATGCAATTACCAAATAAAAAATATGATTTGTTATATGTTGATCCGCCATGGAAGTACAACAATACCATTTCGAACGGAGCGGCAGAAAATCATTATTCATCAATGACACTTCCTGAAATGATGCAGATGCCGATTAACAATATCACAAAGCCAGATTGCATGTTGTTTATGTGGCATGTGTCTACTCATCCAATGGAGGCGTTGAAGCTGGTTGAAGCATGGGGGTTTAAGTTTAAATCCATGAAAGCATTTACATGGATTAAATTAAATAAGCGATTTCAACAGGTACTTAAAAAGAAGTTTTGCATAAGCAATGATGAATTCGATCAACTTGGTGAACTTGAAGTGCTTCAGTTGTTGCGTAGTTTTTCAAAGATGAATGGTGGTAATTATACCCGAGCTAACAGTGAAGATGTTCTTGTTGCAGTTAAAGGTAAGGGATTGGAAAGACTGGATGCTTCAGTTAAGCAGATAATTTTTAGCCCTATTGGTGAACCATCAGAAAAACCAGCTCAAGTGCGACGTGAGATTGAACGATTGTATGGTAATGATATTGATCGGCTTGAAATGTTTTCACGTCGAACGCTAATTGGATGGGATACGTTTGGAAACGAGGTTGGTAAGTTAGATTCTATCAAAGAAGTAGCATGA
- a CDS encoding AAA family ATPase: MITIFFGQKGGAMKSIGSENYAVELAHRGNSVCLVDADPQGTTADFIGYREEAEIEPYITCVQKEGRLTQTLRELDTRFDHVVVDVAGRADDEHSQEMRSGLLAAHVAISPFRPCQDNINTIPKVDQIIQTALDFNENLKVFSLISIAPTHHAVKETDEAREIIASWSSMQLLDTVIHDRKVYRDAYSKGLGVVEMDNKKAAEEIKSLVTEVLENVHATA, from the coding sequence ATGATCACTATTTTCTTTGGCCAAAAGGGTGGAGCCATGAAATCGATTGGCTCAGAAAATTATGCTGTTGAGTTGGCGCACAGAGGTAATTCAGTGTGTCTTGTTGACGCGGACCCACAAGGAACCACTGCTGACTTTATTGGCTATCGAGAAGAGGCAGAAATAGAGCCTTATATTACATGTGTTCAAAAAGAAGGAAGATTAACTCAAACATTACGTGAATTAGACACAAGATTTGATCATGTTGTTGTTGATGTTGCAGGACGTGCAGATGATGAGCATTCACAAGAAATGCGCTCTGGTCTGTTAGCTGCTCATGTTGCTATTTCTCCATTCCGACCTTGCCAAGATAATATAAATACCATCCCTAAAGTAGATCAAATAATACAAACAGCGTTGGATTTTAATGAAAATCTTAAGGTATTTAGTCTAATTTCAATTGCGCCGACGCATCACGCAGTTAAAGAAACAGATGAGGCTCGTGAGATAATTGCATCATGGTCATCAATGCAGCTTCTTGATACTGTTATTCATGATCGCAAGGTCTATCGTGATGCATATAGTAAAGGTTTAGGTGTTGTCGAAATGGATAATAAAAAAGCGGCAGAAGAAATCAAATCATTAGTCACAGAAGTTTTGGAGAATGTACATGCAACAGCCTAA